One genomic segment of Terriglobia bacterium includes these proteins:
- a CDS encoding ABC transporter substrate-binding protein, translated as MRTARIVAALCLVILLVALLSFRARKPGRVRIAYAPILASLPVFVAQDQQMFQQHRLQAEVVSFSSSNDMVSGLVAGQVDVLPAVSLVPLLHLEIQYPGKFRVFSHSRMRRENSTYRLVVRASSPVQKLQDLKGKKVGVFPGTSATRLVGAFLQRNGVDPGSILFVQLPTSAQVASLESGAVDALFSYDPLILIAEPGRYRAISNSVYAELVEPCPLGVSVIARAFERAQPEAAARAAGVIQEGIDYVGSHPQQATALLPRFTRMTPQMAGRVNVADITLSNTVDAAVLQRFIDLMYEIGEIPEKFDAHRLIDATR; from the coding sequence ATGCGTACAGCCCGCATCGTCGCTGCACTCTGCCTGGTAATCCTGCTGGTGGCGCTCCTGTCCTTCAGGGCGCGCAAGCCAGGCCGGGTTCGGATCGCGTACGCCCCGATCCTGGCGAGCCTGCCGGTTTTCGTCGCGCAAGATCAGCAGATGTTCCAGCAGCATCGCTTGCAGGCGGAGGTGGTGTCGTTCAGCAGCAGCAACGACATGGTGAGCGGGCTGGTGGCCGGCCAGGTGGACGTGCTGCCGGCAGTGTCGCTGGTGCCGTTGTTGCACCTGGAAATCCAGTATCCGGGAAAATTTCGCGTGTTCTCGCACAGCCGCATGCGGCGCGAAAACTCGACCTACCGCCTAGTGGTCCGAGCTTCGTCTCCGGTGCAAAAACTCCAGGACCTGAAGGGAAAGAAAGTCGGCGTGTTTCCGGGCACGTCGGCGACGCGGCTGGTGGGCGCCTTCCTGCAGCGCAACGGGGTGGACCCGGGCAGCATCCTGTTCGTCCAGTTGCCCACGTCGGCGCAGGTCGCCAGCCTGGAATCGGGCGCGGTGGACGCGCTGTTTTCCTATGACCCGCTCATCCTGATCGCCGAACCGGGACGCTACCGGGCGATTTCGAATTCCGTCTATGCCGAACTGGTCGAACCCTGCCCGTTGGGCGTGTCGGTGATTGCGCGCGCTTTCGAGCGCGCGCAGCCGGAGGCCGCCGCGCGCGCCGCCGGAGTCATCCAGGAAGGGATCGACTACGTCGGCTCGCACCCGCAGCAGGCGACCGCGCTGCTGCCGCGATTCACCCGTATGACGCCGCAGATGGCGGGGCGCGTGAACGTGGCCGACATTACGCTTTCCAACACGGTGGACGCGGCCGTGCTGCAGCGATTTATTGACTTAATGTACGAAATCGGAGAGATTCCCGAGAAGTTCGATGCTCACCGTCTTATCGACGCAACCCGCTAG
- a CDS encoding ATP-binding cassette domain-containing protein: protein MLTVLSTQPAREPAPGEHALRMRGVDFSYCAAPNGSRSLYAGFDLAIEQGSVVALMGASGSGKSTLGKMMARIIGPTAGRIEWSPQFSRRADVVYMDQHPMNSIFPWQTVRGNLEYPLEKLEWNEEESRARVSYLASLFRLDTVLESLPAQISGGELQRLALARCLSWRPGLVILDEPFSALDRDVKATIGQALHELATKDGMTVVLITHNVSDALAIGMRYVIIGDRPVRIISDLEFKSPHPRQRGALDYDTMEKALIACIRDGLV, encoded by the coding sequence ATGCTCACCGTCTTATCGACGCAACCCGCTAGGGAACCCGCGCCGGGCGAGCACGCGCTGCGCATGCGCGGCGTGGACTTCTCCTACTGTGCCGCGCCGAATGGTTCCCGGTCGCTGTACGCGGGCTTCGATCTGGCGATCGAACAGGGCTCGGTGGTGGCACTGATGGGGGCCAGCGGCAGCGGCAAAAGCACGCTGGGAAAAATGATGGCGCGCATCATCGGGCCGACCGCCGGGCGCATCGAGTGGTCGCCGCAGTTCTCCCGGCGCGCCGACGTGGTCTACATGGACCAGCACCCGATGAACAGCATCTTCCCGTGGCAAACGGTGCGCGGCAATCTGGAGTATCCGCTGGAAAAACTGGAATGGAACGAAGAAGAAAGCCGGGCGCGGGTCAGCTATCTGGCGTCCCTGTTCCGGCTGGACACGGTGCTGGAGTCGCTGCCGGCGCAGATATCCGGCGGCGAGCTGCAACGCCTGGCGCTGGCGCGGTGCCTTTCCTGGCGCCCGGGGCTGGTCATCCTGGACGAGCCGTTTTCCGCGCTGGACCGCGACGTCAAGGCGACCATCGGCCAGGCGCTGCACGAGCTTGCCACCAAGGACGGCATGACGGTGGTGCTGATCACGCATAACGTCTCCGACGCGCTCGCCATCGGCATGCGCTACGTGATCATCGGCGACCGCCCGGTGCGCATCATTTCCGACCTTGAATTCAAGAGCCCGCATCCGCGGCAGCGCGGCGCGCTGGATTACGACACGATGGAGAAGGCGCTCATCGCGTGCATTCGCGATGGCCTGGTGTAG
- a CDS encoding ABC transporter permease subunit yields MPRLARPLRKPTRVLAPMALLLAIWAAVAGLGLVDSIVLPAPWSVARAVARIFRDRMVVDVALTLGRVFAALAIAGAVGIPLGLFLGYRKRWYQMVEGPLHALRSIPASALFPLFLIIAGVGETSIVALAAYPSLLVILVNTVTGAALANKRRLYQAKLFELSAYETITEILFYEALPNIFDGIRTAASYSMVLVIAVEMFVGLGEHGLGRAIYEYQATYRIPEAYAAVLLAGTIGILLNLGVNTAQNRMLRWLPNVHE; encoded by the coding sequence ATGCCAAGACTAGCCCGGCCGCTACGAAAGCCGACCAGAGTGCTGGCGCCCATGGCGTTGCTGCTGGCGATCTGGGCTGCCGTGGCCGGTCTCGGGCTGGTGGATTCGATCGTGCTGCCGGCGCCGTGGAGCGTGGCGCGCGCTGTCGCGAGAATATTCCGCGATCGCATGGTGGTGGACGTGGCGCTGACGCTCGGCCGGGTGTTTGCCGCACTGGCGATTGCCGGCGCGGTGGGGATTCCCCTCGGCTTGTTTCTGGGGTATCGCAAGCGCTGGTATCAGATGGTGGAAGGCCCGCTGCACGCCTTGCGGTCGATTCCGGCCTCAGCCCTGTTCCCGCTGTTCCTGATCATTGCCGGCGTCGGCGAAACCTCGATCGTAGCGCTCGCCGCCTACCCCAGCCTGCTGGTGATCCTGGTAAATACCGTGACCGGCGCCGCTCTCGCCAACAAGCGCCGGCTCTACCAGGCGAAGCTGTTCGAGCTGAGCGCCTACGAGACCATCACCGAGATTCTGTTCTACGAGGCGCTGCCCAACATTTTTGACGGCATCCGCACCGCCGCGTCCTATTCCATGGTGCTGGTGATTGCGGTGGAGATGTTCGTCGGTTTGGGCGAGCACGGCCTGGGCCGCGCCATTTACGAATACCAGGCCACCTACCGCATTCCGGAAGCGTACGCCGCGGTGCTGCTGGCGGGCACTATCGGAATTTTGCTGAATCTCGGGGTGAACACGGCGCAGAACCGGATGCTGCGCTGGCTGCCGAATGTGCACGAATAA
- a CDS encoding carboxypeptidase-like regulatory domain-containing protein gives MKRAFFFIAFLLLATAMAQQQDDARPSGVIFGNVIGQDGQPAKGIGLTAYPLGVALGAVLPNTRTNDAGEYRFDKLPWWGRYTVYADDEDAGYSRTSTGTAGSRPPEVEVTPEHREAELKVYLPPKAGFLEIHLTNRRTGTVISGMRIAVMPMDKPASPLFTMSCYSTHVILIPPDKNLLLHVTSDGFREWDESIGKGKPLHLASGTRLTLAVQLEPSD, from the coding sequence ATGAAAAGAGCTTTCTTCTTCATTGCCTTCCTACTGCTGGCCACTGCGATGGCGCAGCAACAGGACGATGCCCGTCCTAGCGGGGTGATTTTCGGAAACGTTATTGGCCAGGATGGACAGCCAGCGAAAGGCATAGGTCTAACAGCCTACCCGTTAGGGGTTGCACTCGGTGCAGTGCTTCCTAACACAAGAACGAATGACGCTGGCGAATATCGCTTTGACAAACTTCCCTGGTGGGGCAGATACACGGTGTACGCCGATGATGAAGACGCAGGATATTCAAGAACCAGCACCGGTACCGCAGGCAGCCGACCTCCAGAAGTTGAGGTTACGCCCGAACACCGCGAAGCAGAACTTAAGGTCTACCTCCCTCCCAAAGCTGGTTTTCTGGAAATTCATTTGACCAATCGAAGAACGGGCACTGTCATCTCGGGGATGCGGATTGCAGTGATGCCGATGGACAAGCCTGCGTCGCCGTTGTTCACGATGAGTTGCTATTCAACTCACGTCATTTTAATACCACCAGACAAGAACCTTCTGCTGCACGTGACCTCAGATGGATTCCGTGAGTGGGACGAGAGCATCGGAAAGGGAAAGCCCCTTCATCTGGCATCCGGAACTCGGCTGACCCTGGCTGTGCAACTGGAACCTTCGGACTGA